From Leishmania braziliensis MHOM/BR/75/M2904 complete genome, chromosome 22:
TGGATGCACCGCAACGGCAAAAGCGCGCGGAGGCGCGACGCCGATGGCAAGCGAGTTGCAGTGATGCGAGTTGTCGTGATGATTCTGTGAGGCCCTGGTTGCCTCactgcgtcgctgccgcggcggcgcgcaggcgGGGCTGGCGACAGTGTTTGCAGCCCAGCTGCCATCAGGCGACAGGGGTCTGTGTGCGAACTGCGACTCGAGTTCCCTTACCGCTGATGATGCAGAGGCAACACCATGTGACTTATTCTTGAGAAGCGCATCCGCCCACCGCCCTGATGAGCccatgctgctgctgctgccctcgccgGCTGTGTCGTCTGGAAGACGCGCATACGACCCTAGTCGCATCGCCGACTCTGTGGAATAGGGTAGACAGGGGAAGCTGTGGCTCATCGGGAAGGAGGGTCAGCACGCTGGTTGCGGAAGGTGGAAATTGTCGGTGGAAGTCGTAAAGAGACAACCAAAAGGGCACTATCACCGGGAGTGCTCGAAGCAGCACACCCGCTAACCGAAAAGCACACTAAGAGAAAAAATAAAAGCCGCACCTCTGTCGAAAATCAGAACACAGCTTTAAAGTCTTGAAGAAGCGCCTCTCGTGAGCGTAAGACTTGGTTCACCGCCTATACGCGTCAATCACTTCACAACCTCTTCGATCAGTGGTGCAGGGGCgagaaagaaacaaaagaatgtggtggcggcggctctATCGCTCTTGATGTAGTCGCTAGTGCTGGGTGCCCCGGTATTACAACTCGTGTGATCCTCGTACAGAGTACGTCTCGAGGCGTACAGgtatctgtgtgtgtgtgtgtgtgtgtgggtgtatctGTGCGATGCAAAACCTCTATATGTCTATCCAAGTCTCTGTCTGTGAATTTATAggcaagaagagaaaaaaaaagcgtgAAAGGGGTAACAGTGGCGCGCCTCTCTTAGAAAATTCGGCGATGCGCAAACAGTGAGAACGACACCGACGGAAACAgcgatgaagagagaaatgaGAGAAATGAGAGAAATGAGAGAAATGAGAGAAATGAGAGAGCAAGCTAGAAGCGGCTCAGTGTAAAAATGAGTATCAGCGACAAAGTACTCACCAAAGGAAGCTCAATTGCCGAGTTCCACTAcacgctgcgtgtgtgtggggggggggggggttcccaaggtggagaaggtgctgaTGAGCTCTGGTCTTTTGCTTACTAAGTGTTGGGGTGCGGAAGGcgtgaaagagagggtgagggggtaTGGCGTTGAGACGTCTTACAGGACGTCTCTCTCGGAGTTGGTTAGGTGTTGCTGGGTCGCTCTGATGATAAGTTGAGTTCGCCTTCCTTTCTaggttgtgcgtgtgtatgggtgCTTAATTACTCTCGTCCTTTCTGCTCTGTACCTTTGGTGTGTATCTTCGCGGGTAAAGTAGGCGACCTGTGCTCGGTGAGAAACGGCaggtgcggtgtgtgtgtgtgtgtgtgtgtgtgtgtggggtgtgtgtgtgtgtgtggggtgtgtgtgtgtgtggtgtgtgggtgtgtgggtgtgtgtgtgtgtgtgtgtgtgtgggtgtgtgtgttctgtGCGTGAGCGACTTTGTGTATTGTGAAGATGAGTGTTAGAGGGCAGCCCCAGGGGGgagcagagggaaaggagggagggagtgaaCGCATACGAACTGTGGCCGGAGAGACCAGTGAAGTTgaccgaggaggagatgatgAGACGGGCGTCGATACGGGTGGTGGAGAGCCCTTTCTGCAAGAACAAAGCGAAAGCAGGCGAGAGAGCCTTGCGCACCAATGCAGTAGGGCGTCTACGGTCAGGCCCATCCGCCGCGCATCCTCATGACACCCTGGCCTGCTCCTCACGCACCGGAGTGCGCTTCAGCCAACAATGGGACCACAGGAGCTCGATGCGTCGAGGTGGAATGCgacacgaagaagaaaaggggagggcaccgcagcagccacacgctcctgcggcgccgcgacaaagaaaaaggcaaAGCGCAGTTGCGCGTGTATttgtcgctgcggcggcgccttcAAGTTTCTGAAGTCGTGGCGAGACCAAAGAGAAGTGcacctccctcccactcctctttcctcgttGAGACGAGTCcaagcgtgtgtgtatgtgggtgccCTACTCAGCCTTCTTCGCTAGTCTTGCGTGTCGAGTCTTCTTGACGTGCGGTTTGCGTTATGTAGGCCACACCAAGTTTTATACTCACCTccacccttcccctccccctcccccaagcgctgcagctctcttcGCACTTGCTGCGTACACAGTGGCGcgtacacgcacgcacgcacatatagagaaagcagcaacagcgaaaaaagggggggaggtgaggaagagagagaagatgaGGTGAAAGGTGAAGAAAGGCACACACGTGGTAGTGGCTACCGCACAGAGCAGCCACAGTACCTTCGCTGCACCGCTATAATGTGGAAAACGAAAATGGAGCTCACATCCACCCACACATCCATATATACACACCACAAATGACGCTGTGTTGGTTACGAGAAGAACATCCGGAAAAACTACCCAAATGCGCTGTGAGCACACACTGGCAGGCACGGAACTCATCAGCACGACACCAACGACCCCCTTGGAcggaagggaaaaaaaagatggCGAGGGGGGTAAAGGGGGTAGACGTCACTAAAGAGATGCACAGAGTGCGTGCCACGCAGGTGGAGTCGCTAAAATCCATACATCTTTCTTCTCCGGCagctcttccccttccctctcacaCTCGTCACTCATTCCCGTGCCCCTCGCGGtagcgctgcatcgccagTGTCTTCTGCTGGAGTGCATCAATGACCTggttctgctgccgctgcttcaccATGATTGTCTTCTCTATCTGGTCCATGCTCTCCTTGATCTGCGCCGCACGAGATGTGAAGTACTTTTTTGCGTGCTCCATCGACTGCTCCAGGAAGTAACCGGTGCCGACGTCCACCAGTACCTTGTCACTCTGCACAACGGTGCCGCGTACAAAGAGTGAGGACGTCATGCACACGagcacctcctgcgccgCTTCTTTGTTGGCCGCGTTCTCCAAAAGGGCACCGTACTGGACAACGACGTCGTGGTTGTCCTGGTAGCGAGTGCGGCCGTTGTAGAGGCCGTCGTAAGCTGCCCCAAGGCTACGCACATCATtgtccagctgctccttgaGGCCTTCGAGCTGCTCAATGGGTAGTTGATAGACGTTGATACTCATTGGGCCAGCCGCACTTGTACCGGGTGTCGTGCGTGAAGGCAAAGAGGTGCGGTGATGAGAGTAGTGAGCGTGTCTGCGTATTGAAATACAGACGATccggctttttttttggtgtgtGGGTGATTGTATCGGATGAGAATTACAACTCTTCTGATCG
This genomic window contains:
- a CDS encoding prefoldin 5-like protein; its protein translation is MSINVYQLPIEQLEGLKEQLDNDVRSLGAAYDGLYNGRTRYQDNHDVVVQYGALLENAANKEAAQEVLVCMTSSLFVRGTVVQSDKVLVDVGTGYFLEQSMEHAKKYFTSRAAQIKESMDQIEKTIMVKQRQQNQVIDALQQKTLAMQRYREGHGNE